A part of Podarcis raffonei isolate rPodRaf1 chromosome 12, rPodRaf1.pri, whole genome shotgun sequence genomic DNA contains:
- the LOC128398297 gene encoding 5-beta-cholestane-3-alpha,7-alpha-diol 12-alpha-hydroxylase-like, with protein MAFWVMVLYAVLACILGGLYLVGALRQRRAQEPPLDKGLIPWLGHALHYRKDGVAFLQRMQKKHGDIFTVLLGGYYFTFVMDPLSYGAIMKVARSKLDFSTYAKQLVAHVFGFQPEMSTHKIIETASIKHLKGNGLVVMTQAMMDSLHRVMGHSLSSAGGQNSWKQEGLFHFSYNMVFKAGYLALFGNTTCKGEKNKEDAERCDITRSEDVFVEFRKYDKLFPGLASFTLSHGERKEAESLKRLFWKLMSVKDVYERTNISGWITDQQEQLAEAGMPEYMRDRFLFLLLWAAQGNTGPASFWLLAYLMKNPKAMDEVRKEVDRVVGESGQEVRAGGAVLNITKEMLDKTPILDSAVEETLRLSAVPMLIKAVLVDLEIQMNDGRKYLLRKGDRVALFPFVAAHMDPEIHPDPHVFKYDRFLSLDGRKKEFYKNGEKVKYFTMPWGAGNSMCPGRYFATNEMKLFVFLMLTYFDMQLVNVEEEIPPVIKNRYGFGVMHPTHDVQFRYRLRH; from the coding sequence ATGGCTTTCTGGGTGATGGTCCTATATGCCGTCCTGGCATGCATATTGGGGGGGCTCTATCTGGTGGGGGCGTTGCGCCAGAGGAGAGCCCAAGAGCCCCCTTTAGATAAAGGCCTCATTCCGTGGCTAGGACATGCACTGCACTACCGAAAGGACGGCGTTGCCTTCTTGCAAAGGATGCAGAAGAAGCATGGGGACATCTTCACGGTACTGCTTGGGGGATACTATTTCACCTTTGTGATGGACCCCCTCTCCTATGGAGCTATTATGAAAGTAGCAAGAAGCAAGCTGGATTTCAGCACATATGCAAAACAACTTGTGGCCCATGTGTTTGGTTTTCAACCAGAAATGAGCACTCATAAGATAATAGAGACCGCCAGCATAAAGCACCTCAAGGGCAATGGGCTCGTGGTGATGACCCAGGCCATGATGGACAGCTTGCACAGAGTGATGGGCCACAGCCTGAGTTCAGCAGGAGGGCAGAATTCCTGGAAACAGGAGGGATTGTTCCACTTCAGCTACAACATGGTCTTTAAGGCCGGATATCTAGCCCTGTTTGGAAATACAACCTGCAAAGGTGAAAAGAACAAAGAAGATGCTGAGAGGTGTGACATAACTCGCTCTGAAGATGTGTTTGTAGAGTTTCGCAAATATGATAAGCTCTTCCCAGGTTTAGCTTCTTTCACACTGTCTcatggagagagaaaagaggctgAGTCTCTGAAGAGACTATTCTGGAAACTCATGTCTGTGAAGGACGTATATGAGAGGACCAACATCAGTGGTTGGATAACTGACCAGCAAGAGCAACTGGCTGAGGCTGGAATGCCTGAATACATGAGGGACAGATTTCTGTTTCTGCTCCTGTGGGCGGCTCAAGGTAATACTGGACCAGCTTCCTTCTGGCTTCTTGCCTACCTGATGAAAAATCCCAAGGCGATGGATGAGGTGAGGAAGGAAGTGGACAGAGTGGTGGGAGAATCTGGCCAGGAAGTGAGGGCAGGGGGTGCAGTGCTTAATATCACCAAGGAGATGTTAGACAAGACCCCCATCTTGGACAGTGCTGTGGAAGAGACTCTGAGACTGTCAGCAGTCCCTATGCTGATCAAGGCTGTGTTAGTGGATCTAGAAATCCAGATGAACGATGGGAGAAAATACCTTCTGCGCAAAGGAGACAGAGTTGCCCTTTTCCCCTTTGTGGCAGCACATATGGATCCAGAAATCCACCCAGATCCCCATGTTTTCAAATATGACCGGTTCCTCAGCCTAGACGGCAGAAAAAAAGAATTCTATAAGAACGgagaaaaagtgaaatatttcacCATGCCTTGGGGTGCAGGGAATTCCATGTGCCCTGGGCGATACTTTGCTACCAATGAGATGAAACTCTTTGTCTTCCTGATGCTGACATACTTTGATATGCAGCTGGTTAACGTGGAGGAGGAAATCCCTCCCGTAATCAAGAACCGCTATGGGTTTGGTGTAATGCACCCCACACACGATGTTCAGTTCAGGTACCGACTTCGCCACTGA